Proteins encoded together in one Candidatus Spechtbacterales bacterium window:
- a CDS encoding carbohydrate kinase family protein yields MSKFDVITIGSATRDVFLESGALTTLKSEHFSTGEGVCIPAGSKVEIDNIYLTTGGSAVNAAVTFANQGFNAALVSKTGNDSEGNTIKEQLKKAGVETKHIIGSDEYKTAYSVIVHSTSGERSIFVYRGASAHFPKSEFNFNLLQSTKWIYVTHMGGDSSEIFEELVTTAHEKGVKIALNPGSTQLESGESLIPLLDKVDILFVNQEEAAHLTGEDYKDEHKVFEKLDSWVKGIAVMTKGSGGVAVSDGKTKWEAPALKEPVFKDRTGAGDAFGSGFTSVIMRGQSILEAIQAGSTNATGVVGEWGANNGILKKNDSTDKFGKLEIKEIKI; encoded by the coding sequence ATGTCAAAATTTGATGTTATAACAATTGGTTCCGCAACACGCGACGTTTTTCTTGAAAGCGGCGCTTTAACCACCTTAAAGAGTGAACATTTTTCAACAGGGGAAGGTGTTTGTATTCCTGCTGGCTCTAAAGTAGAAATAGATAACATTTACCTTACTACCGGAGGCAGTGCTGTTAACGCCGCAGTTACTTTTGCCAATCAGGGGTTTAATGCTGCGCTGGTTTCTAAAACAGGAAATGATTCCGAAGGAAATACCATTAAAGAACAGCTTAAAAAGGCCGGAGTTGAGACAAAGCATATAATAGGCAGTGATGAATACAAAACTGCCTATTCGGTTATTGTGCACTCAACTTCGGGAGAACGAAGCATCTTTGTTTACAGGGGCGCTTCGGCACATTTTCCAAAAAGTGAGTTTAATTTTAATTTGCTCCAAAGTACCAAATGGATATATGTGACCCACATGGGAGGAGATAGCTCCGAGATATTTGAAGAGTTGGTAACAACAGCCCATGAAAAAGGAGTTAAGATAGCATTGAATCCGGGCTCTACACAGCTTGAGTCGGGAGAGTCTTTAATTCCTTTACTTGATAAGGTTGATATTTTGTTTGTAAACCAGGAAGAGGCCGCGCATTTAACAGGAGAAGATTACAAAGATGAACACAAAGTATTTGAAAAATTAGACAGCTGGGTTAAAGGTATTGCTGTTATGACTAAAGGATCCGGAGGTGTGGCTGTGTCTGATGGAAAAACAAAGTGGGAAGCCCCAGCGTTAAAAGAGCCTGTGTTTAAAGACAGAACAGGTGCGGGGGATGCTTTTGGCTCCGGGTTTACAAGTGTTATAATGCGCGGACAAAGTATACTCGAAGCCATACAAGCGGGAAGTACCAATGCTACCGGAGTAGTCGGCGAGTGGGGGGCAAATAATGGAATTCTTAAAAAGAACGACTCTACTGATAAATTTGGAAAATTAGAAATTAAGGAAATAAAAATATAA
- a CDS encoding HD domain-containing protein, producing the protein MTCKPTIYKSIPPFLTMRARQPKGTRVTITQLIDPVNGQVVFATYKGDMREVFEKERPVGVFEARGGVWKKITAKGERIIDIPTPAIGLAKEIKQVGGRALLVGGGVRDALLGRECKDYDIEIYGVELSKIESILEKINPDHMDTVGRSFGVIKAKFGEDEFDISIPRTESKNGNGHRGFEIKGDPGLTPKEAARRRDLTINSLAQDPLTGEIIDSFGGHKDLAKGVLRATDPKTFIDDPLRVLRVAQFAARFGFKVNDETLKLCRQITKEDEFKELPTARITEEWKKLLLKSRRPSVGLEVALQTGALKVLHPQITALEGTPQEKEWHPEGDVWIHTKMTTDVAASIVAREKLEGDDALVIMLASLLHDVGKPDVTENKDGRWISHGHEKAGVLTAKKFLSKMEFGKEIESRVLPLIQEHMFLAMNKEHIMEKKLSDATINRLARRLGPASIEELVLVMEADVKGRGTTNAWREDGAVFLLQRAKELNVGHEKPDPLIKGRHLIEHFNAKPGHQFGKILNEVYEAQLDGVVNNFEDAINMSGAILEQVSRDLAERI; encoded by the coding sequence ATGACTTGTAAACCAACTATCTACAAAAGCATACCTCCGTTTTTGACAATGCGCGCAAGGCAGCCAAAAGGCACGCGTGTTACAATTACGCAATTAATAGACCCTGTTAACGGACAGGTTGTTTTCGCTACGTATAAAGGTGATATGAGGGAAGTATTTGAGAAAGAGAGGCCGGTTGGGGTATTTGAGGCAAGGGGAGGTGTGTGGAAAAAAATTACCGCGAAAGGTGAGCGTATTATAGATATTCCCACGCCCGCTATAGGTTTAGCAAAAGAAATAAAACAGGTAGGAGGGAGAGCTCTTTTGGTGGGTGGCGGTGTCAGAGACGCGCTGTTAGGTAGAGAGTGTAAGGATTATGATATTGAAATATACGGCGTTGAACTTTCCAAAATAGAGAGCATATTAGAAAAAATTAACCCCGATCATATGGATACTGTGGGTCGGTCTTTTGGTGTTATAAAAGCAAAATTTGGCGAAGATGAATTTGATATATCAATTCCAAGAACCGAATCAAAAAACGGAAACGGGCACAGGGGTTTTGAAATAAAGGGCGACCCCGGACTTACTCCAAAAGAGGCCGCGCGCAGGCGCGACCTTACAATAAATTCACTTGCGCAGGACCCGCTTACAGGAGAAATAATAGATAGTTTTGGCGGACACAAAGATCTTGCGAAAGGAGTGTTGCGCGCTACAGATCCAAAAACATTTATTGACGACCCTCTGCGTGTTTTGCGTGTGGCGCAATTTGCTGCTCGTTTTGGATTTAAAGTTAATGATGAAACACTTAAACTGTGTCGACAAATAACCAAAGAAGATGAGTTTAAAGAATTACCCACAGCAAGAATAACAGAAGAGTGGAAAAAACTACTTTTAAAAAGCAGGCGTCCTTCAGTTGGGTTGGAGGTTGCGCTTCAAACAGGCGCATTAAAAGTTTTGCACCCTCAAATTACTGCTTTAGAGGGTACTCCGCAGGAAAAAGAGTGGCATCCGGAAGGCGATGTGTGGATACATACAAAAATGACGACTGATGTTGCCGCCAGCATAGTAGCAAGAGAAAAATTGGAAGGAGATGATGCTCTTGTAATAATGCTTGCATCTCTTTTGCATGATGTGGGCAAACCGGATGTTACCGAAAACAAAGACGGAAGATGGATAAGTCACGGACATGAGAAGGCGGGAGTTTTAACCGCAAAGAAATTTTTATCAAAAATGGAGTTTGGCAAAGAGATAGAGTCACGCGTGCTTCCTTTAATTCAGGAACATATGTTTTTGGCCATGAACAAGGAGCATATTATGGAGAAAAAACTTTCTGACGCCACTATTAACCGCCTGGCTCGCCGGCTGGGACCCGCAAGTATTGAAGAGCTTGTTTTGGTGATGGAGGCAGATGTTAAAGGCAGAGGAACAACTAACGCATGGCGTGAGGATGGCGCTGTTTTTTTATTGCAAAGAGCTAAAGAACTTAATGTGGGACATGAAAAACCAGACCCGCTAATTAAAGGAAGGCATTTAATAGAGCACTTTAATGCGAAACCGGGACACCAATTTGGGAAAATTCTAAATGAGGTCTACGAAGCTCAATTAGACGGAGTTGTGAATAATTTTGAAGATGCTATTAACATGAGCGGCGCTATTTTAGAGCAGGTATCACGCGATCTTGCAGAGAGAATATAG
- a CDS encoding transketolase C-terminal domain-containing protein, translating into MKINKKLKLVSNLFDVDKIEKAKTRAGYGKGLLEAGEKNEKIVALCADLTESTNTHFFAEKFPERFVELGVAEQNLATIASGMAAAGKIVFMSSYAVFSPGRNNEQIRTTISYNSWGAEESKEINVKVVGSHAGISVGPDGATHQALEDIALMRTHPGMTVVAPADVHEAKRATMELAERPGPAYLRLGRANYAVFTTEKTPFEVGKAYVITEGKDVTIVACGPLVYKALLAAKELEEEGIKAEVINSHTIKPLDGETIEASVRKTGAIVTAEEHNILGGMGSAVSEYLSQHYPVPQEFIGTRDRFGESGEPDELFGVFEMDVEHIVKRSKMVIGRKKK; encoded by the coding sequence ATGAAAATAAATAAAAAGCTAAAATTAGTATCAAATCTTTTTGATGTGGATAAAATAGAAAAGGCTAAAACCCGTGCCGGCTATGGAAAGGGTCTGCTTGAAGCTGGGGAGAAAAACGAGAAAATCGTTGCTTTGTGCGCCGATCTTACAGAAAGCACAAACACTCATTTTTTCGCCGAAAAATTCCCCGAAAGATTTGTAGAGCTTGGAGTGGCGGAACAAAATCTCGCTACTATTGCCAGTGGAATGGCAGCCGCGGGAAAGATTGTTTTTATGTCGTCTTATGCCGTGTTTTCTCCCGGGCGCAACAATGAGCAGATACGGACAACAATAAGTTATAATAGCTGGGGAGCTGAAGAGAGTAAAGAAATAAATGTAAAAGTTGTGGGCTCTCACGCGGGAATTTCTGTAGGCCCTGACGGCGCGACACATCAGGCGCTTGAAGACATTGCTTTAATGAGGACACATCCGGGTATGACAGTTGTGGCTCCCGCGGATGTACATGAAGCAAAGAGAGCGACCATGGAACTGGCAGAACGCCCCGGCCCTGCTTATCTGCGCCTTGGACGCGCGAATTATGCTGTGTTCACTACAGAAAAAACTCCGTTTGAGGTAGGCAAGGCATATGTAATTACAGAAGGCAAAGATGTAACTATCGTTGCATGCGGGCCTTTAGTTTATAAAGCCCTATTAGCTGCTAAAGAATTAGAGGAGGAGGGGATCAAGGCGGAAGTTATAAACAGTCATACAATAAAGCCGTTGGATGGTGAGACCATTGAGGCGTCTGTTAGAAAAACAGGAGCTATAGTAACAGCGGAAGAGCATAATATTTTAGGAGGCATGGGTTCGGCGGTAAGTGAATATTTAAGCCAGCATTATCCTGTGCCCCAGGAGTTTATAGGAACGAGGGACAGGTTTGGAGAGAGTGGCGAACCGGATGAGCTTTTTGGGGTTTTTGAAATGGATGTTGAGCATATAGTAAAACGATCTAAAATGGTGATAGGTAGAAAAAAGAAGTAA
- a CDS encoding transketolase → MPILSISSEKQRALEKKANAIRKDILEMLFEAGSGHSAGPLGMADVFTAMYFHVLDHDSKNPDWEDRDRLILSNGHICPVQYVTLAHAGYFPRTELKTLRKLGTRLQGHPHRGALPGLETTSGPLGSGLGQAAGMALAAKMDGKPWRTYCLVSDGEQDAGNTWESAMFASKYHLSNLTAIMDRNNIQIDGNTEDIMPLEPLDHKYESFGWHVIEINGHSILDIVEACREAEAIQEKPVMIIANTIPGYGVEFMENKFEWHGKPPGTKEELKEALEDLRTLGGKIESEHQ, encoded by the coding sequence ATGCCGATTTTAAGTATTAGTTCAGAAAAACAGAGGGCTTTGGAGAAAAAAGCCAATGCAATCAGAAAAGACATTTTAGAGATGCTTTTTGAGGCAGGGAGCGGACACAGCGCCGGCCCTTTAGGCATGGCCGATGTTTTTACGGCCATGTATTTTCATGTTTTAGACCATGACTCTAAAAACCCTGACTGGGAAGACAGAGATCGCCTTATACTTTCCAATGGACATATTTGCCCCGTACAGTATGTAACTCTTGCACACGCGGGGTATTTTCCACGAACAGAACTTAAAACTTTGCGCAAGTTAGGCACCCGTTTGCAAGGTCACCCGCACAGGGGAGCATTGCCTGGTTTGGAAACTACAAGCGGTCCGCTTGGTAGCGGTCTTGGACAGGCGGCGGGAATGGCTCTCGCCGCAAAAATGGATGGTAAACCATGGCGAACATACTGCCTTGTAAGCGACGGAGAGCAGGATGCGGGTAATACATGGGAAAGTGCCATGTTTGCCTCGAAATACCACCTAAGCAATTTAACCGCGATTATGGATCGCAATAATATCCAAATAGACGGCAACACAGAGGATATAATGCCACTTGAACCTTTGGACCATAAATACGAAAGTTTCGGTTGGCATGTAATTGAGATAAACGGCCACAGTATACTTGATATTGTGGAAGCATGTCGCGAGGCCGAAGCTATACAGGAGAAACCTGTTATGATAATTGCAAATACAATTCCCGGATATGGAGTTGAGTTTATGGAGAATAAATTTGAGTGGCACGGCAAGCCTCCGGGAACGAAGGAAGAATTGAAGGAAGCTTTAGAAGACCTACGCACATTAGGAGGTAAAATTGAAAGCGAACACCAATAA
- a CDS encoding ribulose-phosphate 3-epimerase — translation MTNIEIIPSITVRTQKEVEEKIRAVENYVGWMHLDAADGDFAPNKTWGDPVALHDIDPGVFIEAHLMVAEPENVIDAWITGNSEEKDSGVARIYFHYEATSQHAEIIKKIKDAGKEAGIAILPETPITVLDEFLNDVDAVLIFAGSLGYYGGSFNAEASLVKISTLRQEYPKLTIEVDGGMNPETAKQAVEAGANAIVSGSYIWNSNDPKKAIEELQESVS, via the coding sequence ATGACAAACATAGAAATAATACCTTCGATAACCGTCCGTACTCAGAAAGAGGTTGAGGAAAAAATAAGGGCTGTTGAAAATTATGTGGGCTGGATGCATTTGGATGCGGCTGACGGCGATTTCGCGCCTAATAAAACCTGGGGCGATCCTGTTGCCTTGCACGATATTGACCCGGGTGTATTCATTGAAGCGCATTTAATGGTGGCGGAACCCGAAAATGTAATAGATGCCTGGATAACGGGGAACTCTGAAGAAAAGGATTCGGGAGTTGCGCGGATTTACTTTCATTACGAAGCTACATCCCAACACGCCGAAATTATTAAAAAAATAAAAGACGCGGGAAAAGAGGCGGGCATAGCTATTTTGCCCGAAACACCAATAACTGTTTTAGACGAGTTTTTAAATGATGTAGATGCTGTTTTAATTTTTGCGGGAAGTCTCGGATATTATGGAGGAAGTTTTAACGCGGAAGCAAGTTTGGTCAAGATTTCCACTTTACGTCAAGAGTACCCAAAGCTTACAATAGAGGTAGACGGGGGAATGAATCCCGAAACCGCAAAACAGGCGGTTGAGGCGGGAGCGAACGCGATAGTGAGCGGTTCATACATCTGGAACAGCAACGACCCGAAGAAGGCAATAGAAGAATTACAAGAGAGTGTTTCGTGA
- a CDS encoding RpiB/LacA/LacB family sugar-phosphate isomerase, which produces MKIYLGSDHAGYNLKEKIKVWLQEWGYEYDDMGAYEYDKADDYPDFIKPVAKAVANDPEETRGIILGFNGQGEAIAANRFDNVRAAVYYGEPSDISEMGQGRKDKPHNMIILSREDDDTNVLSLASGFLADDEAEEAIKLWLETPFTGEERHVRRIKKIDMSG; this is translated from the coding sequence ATGAAGATTTATTTAGGCAGTGACCACGCTGGATACAATTTAAAAGAGAAAATAAAGGTTTGGCTCCAGGAGTGGGGATATGAGTATGACGATATGGGAGCGTATGAGTACGATAAGGCGGACGATTACCCCGATTTTATAAAACCCGTGGCAAAAGCCGTGGCAAATGACCCTGAAGAAACAAGGGGGATAATTTTGGGCTTTAACGGGCAGGGCGAGGCTATCGCGGCAAATCGTTTTGATAACGTGCGCGCGGCTGTGTATTACGGCGAGCCATCCGATATATCTGAAATGGGGCAGGGGAGAAAAGACAAGCCTCATAATATGATAATTTTAAGCCGGGAAGATGATGATACAAACGTTCTTTCTCTGGCATCCGGATTTTTAGCTGACGACGAGGCAGAGGAGGCAATAAAGTTATGGTTGGAAACGCCGTTCACAGGCGAAGAACGCCACGTTAGGAGAATTAAAAAAATAGATATGTCCGGTTAG
- a CDS encoding HAD family phosphatase has protein sequence MKKNPTIKAIIFDIGGVILTRWNNDSLHDYAIGLFSVEKEKYMQAFNAEIDTLQAGEITDIEFWKRVCKALNIEPPADEVLDDIFPGVYKRTVRTDKKMVELIKGLRAPGKYKLGIISNTIDDHVKVFKNFGFLEHFDEVILSNEVDLYKPRPEIYKLALEKLEVKAEESVFIDDLQPNIDGAEAVGMDAVLFRGIEDLKREFKKLGIK, from the coding sequence ATGAAAAAAAATCCAACAATAAAAGCTATAATTTTTGACATAGGTGGGGTAATTTTAACCCGCTGGAACAACGACAGCCTGCACGATTACGCTATCGGGCTTTTTTCCGTTGAGAAAGAGAAATACATGCAGGCATTTAATGCCGAAATAGATACTTTGCAGGCAGGGGAGATAACGGATATTGAATTTTGGAAAAGAGTTTGTAAGGCGTTAAATATTGAGCCCCCCGCAGATGAAGTTTTGGATGATATATTCCCGGGTGTGTATAAGCGCACGGTAAGAACGGACAAAAAAATGGTAGAATTAATAAAAGGACTTAGGGCTCCCGGTAAATATAAGCTTGGCATAATCTCAAATACGATAGATGATCATGTGAAGGTGTTTAAGAATTTCGGCTTTTTAGAGCATTTTGACGAGGTTATTTTATCTAATGAGGTAGATTTGTATAAACCACGTCCTGAAATTTATAAATTAGCGCTTGAAAAATTAGAGGTTAAAGCGGAAGAATCAGTATTTATAGATGACCTTCAGCCAAATATAGACGGCGCTGAAGCAGTGGGCATGGATGCTGTTTTATTTAGGGGAATAGAAGATTTAAAAAGAGAGTTTAAAAAGTTGGGAATAAAATAA
- a CDS encoding HTH domain-containing protein, whose amino-acid sequence MRKEFTQDEIRRLNSNDGVQSCTSKSITFTETFKTKALKRYADGLMPIQIFRDMGLDVNIIGRKTPKRCIERWRKQLKTEGSLKDSRGKHSKGGGRKPKEKIPKDEKERIKYLEAKVAYLEKENAFLAKLRAKRKEE is encoded by the coding sequence ATGAGAAAAGAATTCACCCAGGATGAAATAAGAAGGTTAAACTCCAATGATGGCGTACAGAGCTGTACATCCAAGAGTATAACATTCACCGAGACATTTAAAACAAAGGCTCTAAAGAGGTATGCGGATGGCCTAATGCCGATTCAGATATTCAGAGATATGGGCCTGGATGTTAACATAATCGGAAGAAAAACTCCCAAACGATGCATAGAAAGATGGAGAAAGCAGCTTAAAACAGAAGGTAGCCTTAAAGATAGTCGGGGCAAGCATTCTAAAGGAGGAGGCAGAAAACCAAAAGAAAAGATACCTAAAGATGAAAAGGAAAGAATAAAGTATCTTGAAGCCAAAGTGGCATATCTTGAGAAAGAGAACGCTTTTTTAGCAAAGCTCCGGGCCAAAAGAAAGGAGGAGTAA
- a CDS encoding IS3 family transposase yields the protein MHKNIKILCEIAEVSTSGYYKRLKTADDKDKDYEDYLTIKKICQKGKMRWGYRRVCMELDGKMNHKKILRIMNKYGLLAKTRRANPYRQMAKKTQEHRTFPNILDRNFKQEHPRSVFCADITYLPFNHRFAYLSAVKDIATKEIVAAHLSMHIDVELVIRTMEKFRKDSYMHKEALIHSDQGFHYTNPEFIALTKQLRLTQSMSRKGNCIDNAPIESFFGHFKDEIDYKSCRTFEELEMLINNYIDHYNNERRQWELKKMTPVQYRDHLLMK from the coding sequence ATACACAAGAACATTAAGATACTCTGCGAAATAGCAGAAGTATCAACAAGCGGATACTACAAAAGGCTCAAAACCGCGGATGATAAAGATAAGGACTACGAAGACTATCTGACTATCAAAAAGATATGCCAAAAAGGCAAAATGAGGTGGGGATATCGCAGAGTATGCATGGAATTAGATGGAAAGATGAACCACAAGAAGATCCTGCGCATAATGAACAAGTACGGACTTCTGGCAAAAACAAGGAGAGCCAATCCTTACAGGCAGATGGCTAAAAAGACCCAAGAACATAGAACCTTTCCAAATATATTAGATCGCAATTTCAAACAAGAACATCCGCGCTCAGTATTTTGCGCAGATATCACATATCTTCCTTTTAATCACCGTTTCGCGTATCTGTCTGCCGTGAAGGACATAGCCACCAAGGAAATCGTAGCAGCACACCTTTCCATGCACATAGACGTGGAACTGGTGATAAGGACCATGGAAAAGTTCCGTAAAGATTCGTATATGCATAAAGAAGCCCTGATCCATTCAGATCAAGGCTTCCATTACACCAATCCGGAGTTCATTGCGCTAACGAAACAGCTTAGATTAACGCAGTCAATGTCTAGAAAAGGAAATTGCATAGACAACGCGCCAATAGAATCTTTCTTCGGGCACTTCAAGGATGAGATAGATTACAAGTCATGCAGAACATTTGAAGAATTAGAAATGCTCATTAACAATTACATAGACCATTACAACAACGAAAGGAGGCAATGGGAATTAAAAAAGATGACCCCCGTACAATACAGAGATCATCTTTTGATGAAATAG
- a CDS encoding type II toxin-antitoxin system RelE/ParE family toxin: MKMPGSKFSIEYHPLVISEDIPKLSKIWQKRIKESIETKLSTRPEIFGQPLRQNLKGYRKLRVGDYRIIFKVNGRNIYILLIEHRSVVYREIQRRN, translated from the coding sequence ATGAAAATGCCTGGAAGTAAGTTTAGTATAGAATATCATCCGCTTGTTATTTCTGAAGATATTCCCAAATTAAGTAAAATCTGGCAAAAGCGCATCAAAGAGAGCATAGAGACAAAGCTTTCAACGCGTCCTGAAATATTCGGCCAGCCATTGCGGCAAAATTTGAAAGGGTATAGAAAATTAAGAGTGGGGGATTACAGGATTATTTTTAAGGTAAACGGGCGCAATATATATATTTTATTGATAGAACATCGCTCAGTAGTATACAGGGAAATTCAGAGAAGAAACTAA
- a CDS encoding FAD-binding oxidoreductase, whose protein sequence is MNLESDLKNLIKGEVKTDDATLEKFSTDASLFKIKPAVVVFPKDVADVKAAVKFAAEQKRAGKDVSVTARSAGTDMTGGPLTESVVLSFTEHMNHFEIDESTKTARTQPGVFYRDFEKATLEKNLLMPSYPASKSLAAMGGIVNNNSGGEKTTRHGKTERFVNKVKMVLADGNEYEFGKIMKEELERKKAQDNFEGEVYRKMHELVENNYDAIKKAKPDVAKNSAGYKLWDIWDREKGEFNMAQIFVGAQGTLGFMTEAEIQLITPEPYTKLAAIFLPDIKELPQMVNELLELEPEAIEAFDDETLKLALRFFPSIAKMVPGENLLSLLVKFIPEALITLRMMKLPKMIILAQFAENEEEEAERKLEKAREILGKYNAKVRYLYENEESEKYFVIRRKSFSLLREHVKGKRTAPFIDDFIVKPEHLPEVLPKVHAILKEYGIKETIAGHAASGNFHIIPLMDLSREEERAKIPIVSKKIYDLVLEYKGSITAEHNDGLIRSPYLKQMYGEEIYHLFEETKNIFDSENIFNPGKKVNSSMEYAMKHIDHK, encoded by the coding sequence ATGAATTTAGAATCTGATTTAAAAAATTTAATAAAAGGAGAAGTTAAGACAGATGATGCCACTCTTGAGAAATTCTCAACCGACGCGAGCTTGTTTAAAATTAAGCCCGCTGTGGTTGTGTTTCCAAAGGACGTCGCCGATGTTAAAGCGGCGGTTAAGTTTGCTGCTGAACAGAAAAGAGCCGGGAAAGATGTTTCTGTAACCGCGCGTTCCGCGGGAACTGACATGACCGGCGGTCCGCTTACTGAGAGTGTAGTGCTTAGTTTTACTGAACACATGAATCATTTTGAAATAGATGAGAGTACAAAAACAGCTCGCACACAGCCGGGAGTTTTTTACAGAGACTTTGAAAAGGCAACTTTGGAAAAGAATCTACTTATGCCTTCTTACCCGGCCTCAAAGAGTTTGGCCGCCATGGGGGGTATAGTAAATAATAATTCGGGTGGTGAAAAAACAACGCGCCATGGAAAAACGGAGCGATTTGTAAATAAGGTAAAAATGGTACTGGCGGACGGCAATGAGTATGAGTTTGGAAAAATCATGAAAGAGGAGTTAGAACGCAAAAAAGCTCAAGACAACTTTGAGGGCGAAGTTTACAGAAAGATGCATGAGCTCGTAGAAAACAATTACGATGCTATCAAAAAAGCAAAGCCGGATGTAGCTAAGAATTCAGCCGGGTATAAACTCTGGGATATTTGGGACAGAGAAAAAGGGGAGTTTAACATGGCGCAAATTTTTGTTGGCGCGCAGGGTACGCTTGGCTTTATGACAGAAGCTGAAATACAACTTATAACCCCCGAGCCTTATACAAAATTAGCGGCAATATTTTTACCGGATATTAAAGAGTTGCCGCAAATGGTAAACGAACTTTTGGAGCTGGAACCGGAGGCGATAGAAGCTTTTGATGATGAGACACTTAAGTTGGCTTTGAGGTTTTTCCCAAGTATTGCAAAAATGGTTCCGGGAGAAAACCTACTTTCACTTTTGGTTAAATTTATTCCCGAAGCGCTTATTACACTCCGTATGATGAAATTGCCAAAAATGATAATACTTGCCCAATTTGCTGAGAACGAAGAGGAAGAGGCGGAGCGTAAACTGGAAAAGGCGCGCGAAATTCTTGGAAAATATAACGCGAAGGTTCGTTATCTGTACGAAAACGAGGAGAGTGAAAAGTACTTTGTTATTCGGAGAAAGAGTTTTAGTTTATTGCGAGAGCATGTAAAAGGAAAAAGAACAGCGCCTTTTATTGATGATTTTATAGTAAAACCCGAACATTTGCCCGAGGTTTTGCCAAAAGTGCACGCAATTTTAAAAGAGTACGGAATCAAAGAGACAATTGCAGGGCATGCGGCAAGCGGAAACTTTCATATAATTCCTTTGATGGATTTAAGCCGCGAAGAGGAGAGGGCAAAAATTCCTATAGTTTCCAAAAAGATATATGACTTGGTCTTAGAATATAAAGGGTCAATTACCGCCGAGCACAACGACGGCTTAATACGTAGCCCGTACCTTAAGCAGATGTACGGCGAGGAAATATACCACCTCTTTGAAGAAACAAAAAATATATTTGATTCCGAAAATATTTTTAACCCGGGAAAGAAGGTGAATAGTAGTATGGAGTATGCAATGAAGCACATAGACCATAAGTAA
- the gap gene encoding type I glyceraldehyde-3-phosphate dehydrogenase: MSTKIAINGFGRIGRAVFKQALELEELEVVAINDLTTIDNIAYLLRYDSAYGPYNKKVETEVSGGANYLVVDGKKYPYLSQKEPAELPWKELDVDVVVESTGFFTSTEKSSAHLDAGAKRVVISAPAKDEETPHPLAGTNKEELSNKELAKITSNASCTTNAVVPVAAIMLNEPGIVKSMMTTVHGYTATQSLVDGPNSKDHTRGRAAAMNIIPSHTGAALAAAKAVPDLSDKFDAVAIRVPVIVGSIIDFTFLAKRKTSTEEINDILRNAAKEEKWEGVFTVTEEPLVSTDIIGNTHASIADLTFTRVVDGDMVKIMAWYDNEWGYTGALLKHVVDVGKLV; encoded by the coding sequence ATGTCAACTAAAATAGCAATAAATGGTTTTGGCCGAATAGGCCGCGCAGTATTTAAACAAGCACTTGAGTTGGAAGAGCTTGAGGTGGTTGCGATTAATGATTTAACAACAATAGACAATATAGCTTATCTTTTGCGGTACGATTCGGCTTACGGACCTTATAATAAAAAAGTAGAAACAGAAGTTAGTGGTGGAGCCAATTATCTTGTGGTAGATGGGAAGAAGTATCCTTATTTAAGCCAAAAAGAACCCGCGGAGCTTCCATGGAAAGAGTTGGACGTTGATGTTGTTGTGGAGAGTACGGGATTTTTCACAAGCACAGAGAAGTCCTCGGCCCACTTGGATGCGGGAGCAAAGCGAGTGGTAATATCAGCACCCGCAAAAGATGAAGAAACTCCACATCCTTTGGCCGGTACAAACAAAGAAGAGCTTTCCAACAAAGAGCTTGCAAAAATAACTTCAAACGCTTCATGTACTACAAATGCCGTAGTTCCTGTGGCGGCAATAATGCTAAATGAGCCGGGAATTGTAAAAAGCATGATGACGACAGTGCATGGCTACACCGCGACACAGTCACTGGTTGATGGCCCAAACTCAAAAGACCACACAAGAGGAAGGGCGGCGGCAATGAACATTATTCCCTCGCACACAGGAGCGGCACTGGCTGCGGCAAAAGCCGTACCTGATTTAAGTGATAAATTTGACGCTGTGGCAATTCGTGTTCCTGTGATCGTGGGCTCTATTATAGATTTTACGTTTTTGGCAAAGCGAAAAACCTCAACTGAAGAGATAAACGACATTCTGCGAAACGCCGCTAAAGAGGAAAAATGGGAAGGAGTATTTACAGTAACTGAGGAACCGCTTGTTTCTACAGATATTATAGGCAACACTCACGCTTCAATAGCGGACCTGACATTTACAAGAGTTGTTGACGGCGACATGGTAAAGATTATGGCTTGGTACGATAATGAGTGGGGGTATACAGGGGCTTTGCTTAAGCATGTTGTTGATGTTGGGAAGTTAGTTTAA